The proteins below come from a single Papaver somniferum cultivar HN1 chromosome 11, ASM357369v1, whole genome shotgun sequence genomic window:
- the LOC113324751 gene encoding uncharacterized protein LOC113324751, with protein sequence MEKKRQEEEKSAQEEDGILDLEKQQQEVAQQDVSQTQQTQDSLLVTDELQSNIVLEKIDDGFSSPTRTARRSSPVRTDEVLETSNMFETGIEDSEDEEESIEADALPIKEKPPDSLQSARNVETEAEKLKWSAAKDEEDKLKRELAEKKKLIIFLRRALLKPRQKRKANLVPSRLKMMAKLLEEVEVRHAKNMIRVQQSLQGAWSLKLVDFYEDVITNEVNGEKGNIWILWRNTLLRPDILSTSKQAITVDFTWDFITAVHASYNPVVRNRLWRQWDLGFISIPCLVLGDFNCVLRLEEKKGGRPIKEVYMNEFRSWISDNGLVEADAIGKKYTWSNCRSGAQRIVFKHDRAVVNDAWCYKYANWRCKALPRDCFMQLVEENWSLDLNGAPLFVFTSKLKRLKEVLKIWNRTIFGDVQFRLKQAELKLDTENDLLDYDPADEFQFLRVADAKKDVDDVRTELAIILKMKSRDEIKDYIVNHYQAKFNGGDVHIDPVLFDIDHESISVTESAYMDAIPFLEEVRVAVFDLGADSAPGPDGFTGSFYRQCWDIISRDLFNAISNCWLGTVLNKLISEEEVAFMKGRNIHEIIALASELINEINTEKKHGNVGLKLDIAQAFETNMLVLYERASGQCVNYAKSKFYFGADRISRVIVIYNYLGMERAMFPDKCLGIQLKPGIIRHIHVHKVVEKIMDKLAGWKGKLLSFQARLVLIKSVISSYVIHSMDVYKWTCTFIKQVERAIRDFLWSRNAEKRKYFMVLCDDLCLSKSEGGLGIKKLNDINRAMLMNLWISIRDSNKIWARFLKAKYFKINSNLINYKLGSSVFPGIRLVYNFVQKHTRSIISNGANTSLFFDNLRGDFSIAQRLCITSKGPNDFKAKVSDIIFDGAWVIPEKTRDLMIRCNIDVDNLTVIAGGEDYKIWDLDNKGVFSVKSAKAALKMPAEVVPYANLFTRQIMHPTLSVQY encoded by the exons ATGGAAAAGAAGaggcaggaggaagagaagagtGCTCAAGAAGAAGATGGTATTTTGGACTTagagaaacaacaacaagaagttgCTCAACAAGATGTTTCACAAACGCAACAAACTCAAGACTCACTCTTAGTTACAGATGAGCTGCAATCTAATATTGTTTTGGAAAAAATTGATGATGGTTTTAGTTCTCCAACTAGAACGGCTAGAAGATCCTCACCAGTTAGAACTGACGAAGTTCTTGAGACTTCTAATATGTTTGAAACTGGTATTGAagatagtgaagatgaagaagaaagcaTTGAAGCTGATGCATTGCCTATTAAAGAAAAGCCGCCAGATTCTTTGCAATCTGCTCGCAACGTAGAGACTGAGGCTGAAAAACTGAAATGGAGTGCCGCTAAAGATGAGGAAGATAAACTTAAAAGGGAATTAgctgagaagaagaagttgataatTTTTCTAAGAAGGGCGCTGTTAAAACCGCGCCAAAAAAGAAAAGCAAACCTGGTGCCAAGCCGGTTGAAGATGATGGCCAAGTTGTTAGAAGAGGTCGAAGTCAGACACGCAAAGAATATGATAAGGGTTCAACAATCTCTTCAAGGAGCATG GTCTCTTAAATTGGTTGATTTTTATGAAGATGTTATTACAAATGAGGTTAATGGAGAGAAAGGTAATATTTGGATTTTATGGAGGAATACTCTTTTAAGGCCTGATATTTTATCTACTTCAAAGCAAGCAATTACTGTGGATTTTACGTGGGATTTCATTACGGCCGTTCATGCTTCCTATAATCCGGTGGTAAGAAATAGACTTTGGCGTCAATGGGATTTAGGTTTTATATCTATTCCTTGTTTGGTGTTGGGAGATTTTAATTGCGTTTTACGCCTGGAGGAAAAGAAGGGTGGAAGGCCGATCAAAGaggtttatatgaatgagttTCGTAGCTGGATttctgacaatggtttggttgaGGCTGATGCTATTGGTAAaaaatatacttggtctaattgtaGAAGTGGAGCTCAAAGAATTGTCTTTAAACATGATAGAGCGGTTGTTAATGATGCTTGGTGCTATAAGTATGCGAACTGGAGATGCAAGGCCTTGCCTAGAGATT GTTTTATGCAGTTGGTTGAAGAGAACTGGAGTTTGGATCTTAATGGTGCTCCCCTTTTTGTTTTTACTTCTAAGCTGAAGAGACTAAAGGAGGTGTTGAAGATTTGGAACAGAACTATTTTTGGAGATGTGCAATTTCGCTTGAAGCAGGCTGAATTGAAGCTTGATACTGAGAATGATCTTCTTGATTATGATCCGGCCGATGAATTTCAATTCCTAAGGGTTGCAGATGCCAAAAAGGATGTTGATGATGTGAGAACGGAGTTGGCTATTATTCTTAAGATGAAGTCGAGA gatgaGATAAAGGATTACATTGTTAACCATTATCAGGCCAAGTTCAATGGTGGTGACGTTCATATTGATCCAGTTTTATTTGATATTGATCATGAGAGCATTTCAGTTACTGAAAGTGCTTATATGGATGCTATTCCATTTTTGGAGGAAGTTAGAGTGGCGGTTTTTGACTTGGGAGCTGATTCTGCGCCTGGCCCAGATGGCTTCACAGGTTCTTTCTATAGACAGTGCTGggacattatttctagagatctctTTAATGCAATTTCAAACTGTTG GCTTGGTACTGTGTTAAATAAGCTGATCTCTGAAGAGgaagtggcgtttatgaagggtagaaatattcatgagattATAGCTTTGGCGTCTGAATTGATCAATGAGATCAATACGGAAAAGAAGCATGGAaatgttggcctcaaactggATATTGCCCAAGCTTTTGAAACG AATATGCTTGTTTTGTATGAACGTGCGTCTGGTCAGTGCGTAAATTATGCAAAGAGCAAGTTTTATTTTGGAGCTGATAGAATTTCTCGTGTTATTGTTATTTATAACTATTTGGGTATGGAGAGAGCTATGTTTCCGGATAAATGCTTAGGTATTCAATTGAAACCTGGAATTATTCGGCATATTCACGTTCACAAAGTGGTtgagaagattatggacaagTTGGCTGGATGGAAAGGTAAACTTTTATCATTTCAAGCGAGGCTTGTGCTAATTAAGTCGGTGATTTCTAGTTATGTTATTCATTCTATGGATGTTTACAAGTGGACATGCACGTTTATTAAGCAAGTTGAGAGGGCCATTAGAGATTTTCTTTGGTCCCGGAATGCTGAGAAACGTAAATATTTTATGGTTCTATGTGATGATCTATGTCTCTCAAAGAGTGAAGGTGGTCTTGGCATTAAGAAGTTAAATGATATTAATAGGGCTATGCTAATGAATCTTTGGATTTCTATTCGGGATTCAAACAAGATTTGGGCCAGATTTTTGAAGGCCAAATACTTTAAGATCAATAGCAATCTGATAaattataagttgggttcttcggtttttcctgGAATTCGCTTGGTTTACAATTTTGTGCAGAAGCATACACGCTCAATTATAagtaatggtgctaatacttccctATTTTTTGATAATTTGCGTGGTGATTTTTCTATTGCGCAAAGACTTTGCATCACTTCCAAAGgacctaatgattttaaggctaaAGTAAGTGATATCATTTTTGATGGTGCTTGGGTTATTCCTGAAAAAACAAGAGATTTGATGATTCGTTGTAATATTGATGTGGACAACTTGACGGTTATTGCTGGTGGTGAGGATTATAAAATTTGGGATTTAGATAACAAAGGCGTTTTTTCAGTTAAGTCGGCTAAGGCCGCCCTTAAGATGCCGGCAGAAGTTGTGCCTTATGCAAATCTGTTTACTAGACAGATTATGCACCCTACCTTGAGTGTGCAATACTGA